The following coding sequences lie in one Apium graveolens cultivar Ventura chromosome 1, ASM990537v1, whole genome shotgun sequence genomic window:
- the LOC141671856 gene encoding protein SIEVE ELEMENT OCCLUSION B-like, with the protein MAAIVPSGIAKMQQARGDRSLFSTSDDNVMMKQIHSTHAPDGREFDVKPILLIIEDVMHRATAPLPGTIISSTLQGTQAQLDAVDDKALHSGFSDILELLAYTINKISCEISCKCSGGGDAHATTVSLFNTLSSYPWDAKVVVALAAFAVIYGEFWLVAQLYPTNPLAKSVAHLKQLPDIMERAESLKPKFEALGGLIKAMLDLTKCIVEFKSLPSQYISPDTPEMVTATAHIPIAVYWTIRSIVACASIIMNLVGISHEYIASTTEAWELSSLAHKVNNIHSHLNKQLSLCHQHIAMMKHDEAYRTLVRLFETPHIDNMKVLKALIYPKEDQLPLFESSTKRRVSIETLRRKIVLLLISELDFSQEELSLFDSMYREAKQNPSRPESHHEVVWLPITDRSIPWNEEKQQQFENSQNTMPWLSLHHPSMLDPAAIKYIKDYWHFTKKPIVVVLDQQGKVVNLNALHMMWIWGSLAYPFTSLKEEQLWKEESWKIELLADSIEPLIFNWINEGKYICLYGGEDIDWIRKFTTTAQAVARAANIQLEMLYVGKSNPRDKIRKNNTIIVAENLSHVLPDLTLIWFFWIRLESMWHSKVQHGKSVENDQIMQEIMMMLSFDGSDQGWAVISRGTGDMAKGKGEMFLMSLSQFDQWKDHIEERGFLPALNNYIQELHTPHHCNRLILPGSTGSVPDMVACAECGRAMEKFIMYRCCTD; encoded by the exons ATGGCTGCAATTGTACCGTCTGGGATTGCTAAGATGCAGCAGGCAAGGGGTGATCGGAGCTTGTTCTCTACGTCGGATGACAATGTCATGATGAAACAGATCCATAGTACACATGCTCCTGATGGCCGCGAATTTGATGTCAAACCTATTCTTCTTATCATTGAAGATGTCATGCACCGTGCCACTGCACCCCTCCCTGGCACTATTATTTCCAGCACTCTTCAG GGAACGCAAGCACAGTTGGACGCAGTGGATGACAAGGCACTCCACAGTGGTTTCTCTGACATTCTTGAACTATTAGCCTACACTATCAATAAGATTTCCTGTGAG ATATCCTGCAAATGTTCTGGGGGAGGAGATGCACATGCAACAACAGTGTCACTATTTAACACACTCTCAAGCTACCCATGGGATGCTAAGGTAGTGGTAGCCTTGGCGGCATTCGCTGTGATCTATGGCGAATTTTGGCTAGTGGCACAGCTTTACCCCACCAACCCTCTGGCCAAATCAGTTGCACACCTCAAGCAACTCCCTGACATAATGGAACGGGCTGAATCTTTGAAACCAAAGTTTGAGGCACTCGGTGGTCTGATCAAGGCAATGCTTGATCTAACAAAGTGCATTGTTGAGTTTAAGAGCCTCCCTTCGCAGTACATTAGCCCGGACACTCCAGAGATGGTCACTGCCACTGCTCATATCCCTATAGCTGTTTACTGGACCATCAGAAGCATTGTAGCTTGTGCATCTATAATTATGAACCTTGTAGGCATTAGTCATGA GTACATTGCCTCAACAACGGAGGCATGGGAACTGTCTAGTTTGGCCCATAAGGTCAACAACATACACAGCCACCTCAACAAACAATTGTCTCTTTGCCATCAGCACATTG CTATGATGAAACACGATGAAGCTTATAGAACTCTTGTTCGGCTGTTTGAAACACCTCACATTGACAACATGAAGGTCCTAAAGGCTTTGATTTACCCCAAGGAAGATCAGCTCCCACTGTTTGAGAGTTCTACCAAGAGAAGG GTTAGCATTGAGACACTGAGAAGGAAGATTGTGCTTCTTCTCATTTCAGAACTTGACTTTTCCCAAGAGGAGCTTTCACTTTTTGATTCAATGTACAGAGAAGCAAAGCAAAATCCATCCAGGCCTGAGAGTCATCATGAAGTTGTCTGGCTTCCAATCACCGACAGATCAATTCCATGGAATGAAGAAAAGCAACAACAATTTGAGAACTCACAGAACACAATGCCATGGCTATCTttgcatcatccgtcgatgctgGATCCAGCTGCGATCAAGTACATTAAGGACTATTGGCACTTCACCAAGAAGCCTATTGTCGTGGTGTTGGATCAACAAGGGAAAGTTGTCAACCTTAACGCCCTCCATATGATGTGGATTTGGGGTAGCTTGGCTTACCCTTTTACTAGCTTAAAAGAAGAGCAACTTTGGAAGGAAGAATCATGGAAAATTGAGCTACTAGCAGATTCCATTGAACCCTTGATATTCAATTGG ATTAATGAAGGGAAGTACATTTGCTTGTACGGTGGCGAGGATATTGATTGGATCCGCAAGTTTACAACCACAGCGCAAGCAGTTGCACGTGCTGCCAATATCCAGCTAGAGATGTTATATGTAGGCAAAAGCAACCCGAGGGACAAAATTCGAAAAAACAATACCATCATAGTTGCTGAAAATCTTAGTCATGTGTTGCCTGATTTGACCTTAATCTGGTTCTTTTGGATTAGGCTAGAAAGCATGTGGCACTCCAAAGTGCAACATGGGAAATCTGTTGAAAATGATCAAATAATGCAAGAAATCATGATGATGCTTAGCTTTGACGGTAGTGACCAAGGATGGGCAGTGATTAGTCGAGGTACCGGAGATATGGCTAAAGGGAAAGGTGAAATGTTTTTGATGAGTTTGTCTCAGTTTGATCAGTGGAAGGATCACATTGAGGAGAGAGGCTTTTTGCCTGCACTGAATAATTATATTCAAGAGCTTCATACTCCGCATCATTGTAACCGTCTGATACTTCCCGGATCAACAGGCAGTGTCCCAGACATGGTAGCTTGTGCAGAATGTGGCCGTGCTATGGAGAAGTTCATTATGTACCGTTGCTGCACCGACTAA
- the LOC141671867 gene encoding protein SIEVE ELEMENT OCCLUSION C isoform X3 gives MILRKIVLTHDPDGRYLDSELLLQAVENVMCSAAADVSDLYNDGAIVEVVGSEESLEQIIYKISCEMLLKCSAESDLHTKTMVLLHMLGKFTWDAKVVLILVALATSCGECWLIKQMYPYNYFAASARLHEQYPSDLNILRIQLKALRMLVNTMVEIAKYVIKFENLPMKEVHLDNEAMALTKTQIYIATYRIFKGSLEFYAQTTDYIAMNQEKISQTTTIAAWGLSYMVPRLRRLCNDIIKQVDLCHDQIETKLYKNLLDISGKPHRDNREVIQMLFAVKDEIPLKDCSSQAQCMEQVNISELEKKVVIILVSTPELLPIDQIQLLEQRTHNQHYRKKIGRSYEIIWVPIPTSNTWTSFQKRSFNFLSNSLPCLCIRKPWLLNSAVLNFIRQEWNYKKQHPLMVALDWQGMVSNYNAMDMVCIWGAKAFPFSTLKEKELWKEQNWSLKFLLDGVDPLLLKWVEEGRNIFLYGGDDLYWTGAFTSRMDEIRNAGLNFEVINIDKKRPSESAFNNLASTDQANLYDPQKLTQSNKLWLRLESMKRSILRVENTATKILKEVSWLLEMNENSKSWVLIGNEISEDVIKLQEMEIIECLDRFPVWKENVGNMGLVMAIKTANKPHLSGGS, from the exons ATGATTCTTAG GAAGATTGTACTTACGCATGATCCCGACGGTCGATACCTTGATTCTGAGCTGCTACTTCAAGCAGTGGAAAATGTTATGTGTTCAGCTGCTGCAGAT GTGTCTGATCTTTATAATGATGGTGCCATTGTTGAAGTTGTTGGTTCAGAAGAATCTCTAGAACAAATTATCTACAAGATCTCATGTGAG ATGCTGTTGAAGTGCTCTGCGGAGAGTGATTTACACACAAAGACAATGGTCTTGTTGCATATGCTAGGAAAATTTACCTGGGATGCCAAAGTGGTGCTAATACTTGTGGCATTAGCGACAAGCTGTGGTGAATGCTGGCTCATAAAGCAAATGTACCCTTATAATTACTTCGCAGCATCAGCTAGACTGCATGAGCAATATCCTTCGGATCTGAACATTTTGAGGATTCAGTTGAAGGCCTTAAGAATGTTGGTTAATACTATGGTAGAGATAGCGAAGTATGTCATCAAGTTTGAAAATTTGCCCATGAAAGAAGTACATCTGGACAATGAAGCAATGGCCTTGACAAAAACTCAGATCTATATAGCTACTTACAGGATCTTTAAAGGCTCTCTAGAATTTTATGCTCAAACGACAGACTATATAGCCATGAATCAAGAGAA GATCTCCCAGACAACAACAATTGCAGCATGGGGACTCTCATATATGGTACCTAGATTAAGAAGACTATGCAATGACATCATAAAACAGGTGGATCTGTGCCATGATCAGATAG AAACAAAGCTGTATAAGAATCTACTGGATATTTCTGGGAAGCCCCATAGAGACAACCGCGAGGTCATTCAAATGTTATTCGCTGTGAAGGATGAAATTCCATTAAAAGATTGCTCTTCACAAGCACAA TGCATGGAACAGGTTAACATCTCCGAACTAGAAAAGAAGGTGGTAATAATCCTAGTATCAACGCCAGAGCTTCTTCCCATAGATCAAATACAGTTGCTAGAGCAAAGGACACATAATCAACATTACCGTAAGAAAATAGGAAGAAGCTATGAAATTATATGGGTACCAATTCCAACCTCAAATACATGGACTTCTTTTCAGAAGAGAAGCTTCAACTTTTTATCGAACTCCTTGCCTTGTCTCTGCATCCGAAAACCTTGGCTACTAAATTCAGCAGTTTTGAACTTTATCAGGCAGGAGTGGAACTACAAAAAGCAGCACCCATTGATGGTAGCATTGGACTGGCAAGGCATGGTCTCCAATTATAATGCAATGGATATGGTGTGCATATGGGGTGCTAAGGCATTTCCCTTTTCTACTTTAAAAGAAAAGGAGCTCTGGAAAGAACAGAACTGGAGTTTGAAATTTCTGTTAGATGGTGTAGATCCTCTGTTGCTGAAGTGG GTTGAAGAAGGTAGAAACATTTTCTTATATGGGGGTGATGACTTATACTGGACAGGAGCATTCACTTCAAGAATGGATGAGATCAGAAATGCAGGGCTGAACTTTGAAGTGATCAACATTGATAAGAAAAGACCATCAGAAAGTGCATTTAACAATTTGGCCAGCACTGACCAAGCAAATCTTTATGATCCTCAAAAATTGACACAGAGTAATAAACTTTGGCTGCGGTTGGAGAGTATGAAAAGATCAATTCTCCGCGTTGAGAATACAGCTACTAAAATTCTGAAAGAGGTGTCATGGTTACTAGAAATGAATGAAAATAGTAAAAGCTGGGTACTTATTGGAAATGAAATTTCAGAGGATGTTATTAAGCTTCAAGAAATGGAAATTATAGAATGCCTTGATCGTTTTCCAGTTTGGAAAGAAAATGTAGGAAATATGGGATTAGTAATGGCGATTAAAACTGCAAACAAACCTCATCTCTCAGGTGGCTCATGA
- the LOC141671867 gene encoding protein SIEVE ELEMENT OCCLUSION C isoform X1, whose product MDLDEKDGFSLESSEDDFLIRKIVLTHDPDGRYLDSELLLQAVENVMCSAAADVSDLYNDGAIVEVVGSEESLEQIIYKISCEMLLKCSAESDLHTKTMVLLHMLGKFTWDAKVVLILVALATSCGECWLIKQMYPYNYFAASARLHEQYPSDLNILRIQLKALRMLVNTMVEIAKYVIKFENLPMKEVHLDNEAMALTKTQIYIATYRIFKGSLEFYAQTTDYIAMNQEKISQTTTIAAWGLSYMVPRLRRLCNDIIKQVDLCHDQIETKLYKNLLDISGKPHRDNREVIQMLFAVKDEIPLKDCSSQAQCMEQVNISELEKKVVIILVSTPELLPIDQIQLLEQRTHNQHYRKKIGRSYEIIWVPIPTSNTWTSFQKRSFNFLSNSLPCLCIRKPWLLNSAVLNFIRQEWNYKKQHPLMVALDWQGMVSNYNAMDMVCIWGAKAFPFSTLKEKELWKEQNWSLKFLLDGVDPLLLKWVEEGRNIFLYGGDDLYWTGAFTSRMDEIRNAGLNFEVINIDKKRPSESAFNNLASTDQANLYDPQKLTQSNKLWLRLESMKRSILRVENTATKILKEVSWLLEMNENSKSWVLIGNEISEDVIKLQEMEIIECLDRFPVWKENVGNMGLVMAIKTANKPHLSGGS is encoded by the exons ATGGATTTAGATGAAAAGGATGGTTTTTCTTTAGAGTCTTCTGAAGATGATTTCCTTATTAGGAAGATTGTACTTACGCATGATCCCGACGGTCGATACCTTGATTCTGAGCTGCTACTTCAAGCAGTGGAAAATGTTATGTGTTCAGCTGCTGCAGAT GTGTCTGATCTTTATAATGATGGTGCCATTGTTGAAGTTGTTGGTTCAGAAGAATCTCTAGAACAAATTATCTACAAGATCTCATGTGAG ATGCTGTTGAAGTGCTCTGCGGAGAGTGATTTACACACAAAGACAATGGTCTTGTTGCATATGCTAGGAAAATTTACCTGGGATGCCAAAGTGGTGCTAATACTTGTGGCATTAGCGACAAGCTGTGGTGAATGCTGGCTCATAAAGCAAATGTACCCTTATAATTACTTCGCAGCATCAGCTAGACTGCATGAGCAATATCCTTCGGATCTGAACATTTTGAGGATTCAGTTGAAGGCCTTAAGAATGTTGGTTAATACTATGGTAGAGATAGCGAAGTATGTCATCAAGTTTGAAAATTTGCCCATGAAAGAAGTACATCTGGACAATGAAGCAATGGCCTTGACAAAAACTCAGATCTATATAGCTACTTACAGGATCTTTAAAGGCTCTCTAGAATTTTATGCTCAAACGACAGACTATATAGCCATGAATCAAGAGAA GATCTCCCAGACAACAACAATTGCAGCATGGGGACTCTCATATATGGTACCTAGATTAAGAAGACTATGCAATGACATCATAAAACAGGTGGATCTGTGCCATGATCAGATAG AAACAAAGCTGTATAAGAATCTACTGGATATTTCTGGGAAGCCCCATAGAGACAACCGCGAGGTCATTCAAATGTTATTCGCTGTGAAGGATGAAATTCCATTAAAAGATTGCTCTTCACAAGCACAA TGCATGGAACAGGTTAACATCTCCGAACTAGAAAAGAAGGTGGTAATAATCCTAGTATCAACGCCAGAGCTTCTTCCCATAGATCAAATACAGTTGCTAGAGCAAAGGACACATAATCAACATTACCGTAAGAAAATAGGAAGAAGCTATGAAATTATATGGGTACCAATTCCAACCTCAAATACATGGACTTCTTTTCAGAAGAGAAGCTTCAACTTTTTATCGAACTCCTTGCCTTGTCTCTGCATCCGAAAACCTTGGCTACTAAATTCAGCAGTTTTGAACTTTATCAGGCAGGAGTGGAACTACAAAAAGCAGCACCCATTGATGGTAGCATTGGACTGGCAAGGCATGGTCTCCAATTATAATGCAATGGATATGGTGTGCATATGGGGTGCTAAGGCATTTCCCTTTTCTACTTTAAAAGAAAAGGAGCTCTGGAAAGAACAGAACTGGAGTTTGAAATTTCTGTTAGATGGTGTAGATCCTCTGTTGCTGAAGTGG GTTGAAGAAGGTAGAAACATTTTCTTATATGGGGGTGATGACTTATACTGGACAGGAGCATTCACTTCAAGAATGGATGAGATCAGAAATGCAGGGCTGAACTTTGAAGTGATCAACATTGATAAGAAAAGACCATCAGAAAGTGCATTTAACAATTTGGCCAGCACTGACCAAGCAAATCTTTATGATCCTCAAAAATTGACACAGAGTAATAAACTTTGGCTGCGGTTGGAGAGTATGAAAAGATCAATTCTCCGCGTTGAGAATACAGCTACTAAAATTCTGAAAGAGGTGTCATGGTTACTAGAAATGAATGAAAATAGTAAAAGCTGGGTACTTATTGGAAATGAAATTTCAGAGGATGTTATTAAGCTTCAAGAAATGGAAATTATAGAATGCCTTGATCGTTTTCCAGTTTGGAAAGAAAATGTAGGAAATATGGGATTAGTAATGGCGATTAAAACTGCAAACAAACCTCATCTCTCAGGTGGCTCATGA
- the LOC141671867 gene encoding protein SIEVE ELEMENT OCCLUSION C isoform X2: MDLDEKDGFSLESSEDDFLIRKIVLTHDPDGRYLDSELLLQAVENVMCSAAADVSDLYNDGAIVEVVGSEESLEQIIYKISCEMLLKCSAESDLHTKTMVLLHMLGKFTWDAKVVLILVALATSCGECWLIKQMYPYNYFAASARLHEQYPSDLNILRIQLKALRMLVNTMVEIAKYVIKFENLPMKEVHLDNEAMALTKTQIYIATYRIFKGSLEFYAQTTDYIAMNQEKISQTTTIAAWGLSYMVPRLRRLCNDIIKQVDLCHDQIETKLYKNLLDISGKPHRDNREVIQMLFAVKDEIPLKDCSSQAQVNISELEKKVVIILVSTPELLPIDQIQLLEQRTHNQHYRKKIGRSYEIIWVPIPTSNTWTSFQKRSFNFLSNSLPCLCIRKPWLLNSAVLNFIRQEWNYKKQHPLMVALDWQGMVSNYNAMDMVCIWGAKAFPFSTLKEKELWKEQNWSLKFLLDGVDPLLLKWVEEGRNIFLYGGDDLYWTGAFTSRMDEIRNAGLNFEVINIDKKRPSESAFNNLASTDQANLYDPQKLTQSNKLWLRLESMKRSILRVENTATKILKEVSWLLEMNENSKSWVLIGNEISEDVIKLQEMEIIECLDRFPVWKENVGNMGLVMAIKTANKPHLSGGS; the protein is encoded by the exons ATGGATTTAGATGAAAAGGATGGTTTTTCTTTAGAGTCTTCTGAAGATGATTTCCTTATTAGGAAGATTGTACTTACGCATGATCCCGACGGTCGATACCTTGATTCTGAGCTGCTACTTCAAGCAGTGGAAAATGTTATGTGTTCAGCTGCTGCAGAT GTGTCTGATCTTTATAATGATGGTGCCATTGTTGAAGTTGTTGGTTCAGAAGAATCTCTAGAACAAATTATCTACAAGATCTCATGTGAG ATGCTGTTGAAGTGCTCTGCGGAGAGTGATTTACACACAAAGACAATGGTCTTGTTGCATATGCTAGGAAAATTTACCTGGGATGCCAAAGTGGTGCTAATACTTGTGGCATTAGCGACAAGCTGTGGTGAATGCTGGCTCATAAAGCAAATGTACCCTTATAATTACTTCGCAGCATCAGCTAGACTGCATGAGCAATATCCTTCGGATCTGAACATTTTGAGGATTCAGTTGAAGGCCTTAAGAATGTTGGTTAATACTATGGTAGAGATAGCGAAGTATGTCATCAAGTTTGAAAATTTGCCCATGAAAGAAGTACATCTGGACAATGAAGCAATGGCCTTGACAAAAACTCAGATCTATATAGCTACTTACAGGATCTTTAAAGGCTCTCTAGAATTTTATGCTCAAACGACAGACTATATAGCCATGAATCAAGAGAA GATCTCCCAGACAACAACAATTGCAGCATGGGGACTCTCATATATGGTACCTAGATTAAGAAGACTATGCAATGACATCATAAAACAGGTGGATCTGTGCCATGATCAGATAG AAACAAAGCTGTATAAGAATCTACTGGATATTTCTGGGAAGCCCCATAGAGACAACCGCGAGGTCATTCAAATGTTATTCGCTGTGAAGGATGAAATTCCATTAAAAGATTGCTCTTCACAAGCACAA GTTAACATCTCCGAACTAGAAAAGAAGGTGGTAATAATCCTAGTATCAACGCCAGAGCTTCTTCCCATAGATCAAATACAGTTGCTAGAGCAAAGGACACATAATCAACATTACCGTAAGAAAATAGGAAGAAGCTATGAAATTATATGGGTACCAATTCCAACCTCAAATACATGGACTTCTTTTCAGAAGAGAAGCTTCAACTTTTTATCGAACTCCTTGCCTTGTCTCTGCATCCGAAAACCTTGGCTACTAAATTCAGCAGTTTTGAACTTTATCAGGCAGGAGTGGAACTACAAAAAGCAGCACCCATTGATGGTAGCATTGGACTGGCAAGGCATGGTCTCCAATTATAATGCAATGGATATGGTGTGCATATGGGGTGCTAAGGCATTTCCCTTTTCTACTTTAAAAGAAAAGGAGCTCTGGAAAGAACAGAACTGGAGTTTGAAATTTCTGTTAGATGGTGTAGATCCTCTGTTGCTGAAGTGG GTTGAAGAAGGTAGAAACATTTTCTTATATGGGGGTGATGACTTATACTGGACAGGAGCATTCACTTCAAGAATGGATGAGATCAGAAATGCAGGGCTGAACTTTGAAGTGATCAACATTGATAAGAAAAGACCATCAGAAAGTGCATTTAACAATTTGGCCAGCACTGACCAAGCAAATCTTTATGATCCTCAAAAATTGACACAGAGTAATAAACTTTGGCTGCGGTTGGAGAGTATGAAAAGATCAATTCTCCGCGTTGAGAATACAGCTACTAAAATTCTGAAAGAGGTGTCATGGTTACTAGAAATGAATGAAAATAGTAAAAGCTGGGTACTTATTGGAAATGAAATTTCAGAGGATGTTATTAAGCTTCAAGAAATGGAAATTATAGAATGCCTTGATCGTTTTCCAGTTTGGAAAGAAAATGTAGGAAATATGGGATTAGTAATGGCGATTAAAACTGCAAACAAACCTCATCTCTCAGGTGGCTCATGA
- the LOC141671867 gene encoding protein SIEVE ELEMENT OCCLUSION C isoform X4 — protein MDLDEKDGFSLESSEDDFLIRKIVLTHDPDGRYLDSELLLQAVENVMCSAAADVSDLYNDGAIVEVVGSEESLEQIIYKISCEMLLKCSAESDLHTKTMVLLHMLGKFTWDAKVVLILVALATSCGECWLIKQMYPYNYFAASARLHEQYPSDLNILRIQLKALRMLVNTMVEIAKYVIKFENLPMKEVHLDNEAMALTKTQIYIATYRIFKGSLEFYAQTTDYIAMNQEKISQTTTIAAWGLSYMVPRLRRLCNDIIKQVDLCHDQIETKLYKNLLDISGKPHRDNREVIQMLFAVKDEIPLKDCSSQAQCMEQVNISELEKKVVIILVSTPELLPIDQIQLLEQRTHNQHYRKKIGRSYEIIWAGVELQKAAPIDGSIGLARHGLQL, from the exons ATGGATTTAGATGAAAAGGATGGTTTTTCTTTAGAGTCTTCTGAAGATGATTTCCTTATTAGGAAGATTGTACTTACGCATGATCCCGACGGTCGATACCTTGATTCTGAGCTGCTACTTCAAGCAGTGGAAAATGTTATGTGTTCAGCTGCTGCAGAT GTGTCTGATCTTTATAATGATGGTGCCATTGTTGAAGTTGTTGGTTCAGAAGAATCTCTAGAACAAATTATCTACAAGATCTCATGTGAG ATGCTGTTGAAGTGCTCTGCGGAGAGTGATTTACACACAAAGACAATGGTCTTGTTGCATATGCTAGGAAAATTTACCTGGGATGCCAAAGTGGTGCTAATACTTGTGGCATTAGCGACAAGCTGTGGTGAATGCTGGCTCATAAAGCAAATGTACCCTTATAATTACTTCGCAGCATCAGCTAGACTGCATGAGCAATATCCTTCGGATCTGAACATTTTGAGGATTCAGTTGAAGGCCTTAAGAATGTTGGTTAATACTATGGTAGAGATAGCGAAGTATGTCATCAAGTTTGAAAATTTGCCCATGAAAGAAGTACATCTGGACAATGAAGCAATGGCCTTGACAAAAACTCAGATCTATATAGCTACTTACAGGATCTTTAAAGGCTCTCTAGAATTTTATGCTCAAACGACAGACTATATAGCCATGAATCAAGAGAA GATCTCCCAGACAACAACAATTGCAGCATGGGGACTCTCATATATGGTACCTAGATTAAGAAGACTATGCAATGACATCATAAAACAGGTGGATCTGTGCCATGATCAGATAG AAACAAAGCTGTATAAGAATCTACTGGATATTTCTGGGAAGCCCCATAGAGACAACCGCGAGGTCATTCAAATGTTATTCGCTGTGAAGGATGAAATTCCATTAAAAGATTGCTCTTCACAAGCACAA TGCATGGAACAGGTTAACATCTCCGAACTAGAAAAGAAGGTGGTAATAATCCTAGTATCAACGCCAGAGCTTCTTCCCATAGATCAAATACAGTTGCTAGAGCAAAGGACACATAATCAACATTACCGTAAGAAAATAGGAAGAAGCTATGAAATTATATGG GCAGGAGTGGAACTACAAAAAGCAGCACCCATTGATGGTAGCATTGGACTGGCAAGGCATGGTCTCCAATTATAA
- the LOC141671881 gene encoding E3 ubiquitin-protein ligase RGLG1: MGLKISKQRRNRGSRGESSSNINGMSGLSNADHLRYYTPQHHHAPARRHFRPLTPPHRCKSSYDYQQPCSRQERNFDSKYSRIADNYQTLDQVTAALTAAGLESSNLIVGIDFTKSNEWTGTRSFNRQSLHHLGNVQNPYEEAISIIGQTLSAFDEDNLIPCFGFGDASTHDRDVFSFYPNHAYCNGFEDVLRRYREIVPHLKLSGPTSFAPMIEMAMTIVEESCGQYHVLLIIADGQVTKSMDTRDGQLSPQEKKTIDAIVIASAYPLSIIMVGVGDGPWDTMRVFDDNLPARAFDNFQFVNFTEIMSKNINPRKRQTEFALAALMEIPSQYKATIELNILGRQSINYPQRIPLPTPLYDASSFSSGSKPYPLRSFHQSTPVHPMQNVSAQTAASSGSLNDNQLCVICLVNVKDMAFGCGHQTCCECGVDLQSCPICRRLIKTRIKLFS, from the exons ATGGGGCTAAAGATTTCGAAACAGAGGAGAAATCGAGGTTCTCGAGGGGAATCATCGTCGAATATTAATGGGATGTCAGGATTATCGAATGCTGATCACTTACGGTACTATACTCCTCAGCATCACCATGCACCTGCTCGACGTCATTTTAGGCCCCTGACTCCGCCACATCGGTGCAAGTCTTCGTATGATTATCAGCAGCCTTGTTCTAGACAAGAAAGGAATTTCGATAGTAAATATTCGAGGATTGCTGATAATTATCAAACACTGGATCAG GTTACTGCTGCCCTGACTGCTGCTGGATTAGAGTCCTCGAATCTAATTGTTGGGATTGATTTTACAAAGAGCAATGAGTGGACAG GTACAAGGTCATTCAACCGGCAGAGCTTGCATCATTTAGGAAATGTTCAAAACCCTTACGAAGAAGCAATATCTATAATCGGACAGACACTGTCTGCTTTTGATGAGGATAATCTAATTCCATGTTTTGGATTTGGAGATG CATCAACACATGATCGAGATGTCTTCAGTTTTTACCCGAACCATGCTTACTGCAATGGATTTGAGGATGTGTTGAGACGATACAGAGAGATAGTTCCGCACCTTAAGCTCTCAG GACCAACATCTTTTGCGCCTATGATTGAAATGGCCATGACTATTGTTGAAGAAAGCTGTGGGCAGTATCATGTACTGCTGATAATTGCTGATGGCCAG GTGACAAAAAGTATGGACACCCGAGACGGTCAGTTGAGCCCACAAGAAAAGAAAACTATCGATGCTATTGTGATAGCCAG TGCTTATCCGTTGTCAATTATTATGGTTGGGGTTGGAGATGGTCCTTGGGACACAATGAGGGTGTTTGATGATAATCTCCCTGCTAGAGCCTTTGATAATTTTCAG TTTGTGAACTTCACGGAGATTATGTCAAAGAATATCAATCCACGAAAAAGACAGACAGAATTTGCTCTTGCAGCATTGATGGAGATTCCTTCTCAATATAAAGCAACTATCGAGCTCAATATATTGGG ACGTCAGAGTATCAATTATCCACAAAGGATTCCTCTTCCTACGCCTCTTTATGATGCCTCATCTTTCTCTAGTGGCTCGAAACCTTACCCTTTGAGGAGCTTTCACCAGAGCACACCCGTTCATCCGATGCAGAATGTCTCTGCACAAACAGCTGCATCTTCGGGTTCTCTTAATGATAATCAG TTATGCGTCATCTGTCTTGTTAATGTAAAAGACATGGCTTTTGGCTGTGGGCATCAG ACATGCTGCGAGTGTGGAGTAGATCTTCAATCATGTCCCATATGCCGTCGCCTAATTAAGACCAGAATCAAGCTCTTCTCATAG